From Streptomyces sp. V3I8:
CCACCGCGCACTGCCACTTCCGTGGCGTCAACCTGGAGCAGTTCGACACGCTCCTGGACATCCCGCGCGGCACCGGCAACACCTTCCGCTTCAACTACATCGAGCTGCGCGCGGGCGCGGCGGGCCTGACGGCGTTCAACTTCGCCGCGCCGTCGTACAACAACGCGGTGCTCTCGACCGGCCTGCTGTACGCCTCGACCTCGTGCAAATTGTTCACCGACGCCAACACCGCGCTGCCCGGCCAGCCCAACCGGGTCGAGAACGTCCGCTTGTTCGCCGAGACCGGCGCGAACGTCACCTCCACGGAGAACCCGGCCTACACCACCGTGCGCTCCAACATCGTCGGCACCGGCGGCGTCGCCACGCCTCCCAAGCGCGGCATCATCGTGCCGGACGGCTGGGGCCGGTACTGGAGGCCCAAGCGCAACGCGGCGGCCACCGGCGGCAAGGCCCGCATCGTTGTCGTCGGCGGCTCCTCCAGCCAGGGCTTCTACGCCTCCAACCTGCACACCGGCGGCTGGGTGGGCAACATGCGCACCGCGCTGCAGGCGAAGTACGGCAACGGCGGCTCCGGTTTCTTCTCCACCTCCCGCTCGGCGCAGAAGCTGAATGGCGCGGGCGACGCGGCGGCCCTGGCGGCCTGGACGACCGCCGGGTGCATCGCCACCTCGACCGGCACCTGGACACTGGGCGGGTCCCTGTTCGGGCCGGGCTTCACCTACCTGTTCGCGGACACCACCGGCGCGAGCCTGACCTTCAAGGTCACCGGCACCATCGTGAAGATCTACACGGTCTCCGGCAACGGCGCCCGCCCGGCCTTCACGTACAAGATCGACGCCGCCGCTGCCGTCAGCGTCCCCGACAGCGGCATCTCGGCCTCCAACATCCAGGTGACCACGGTGGCCGGGCTGGCCAACACCGAGCACACCGTGGTGCTCACCTGGAACGGCACCGCGACCGGTACCGGGCAGAACTTCTCCGTGTGCGGCGTGGCGGGCGAGAACACGACCGGCATCGTCGTCGACAACAACGCCAAGGCCGGGGCCTCCTCGGGCAGCTTCGTCACCGGCGCCACGACCGGCGCCAGCACCCCGCTCGGCGCGGCCTGGAACGGCGGCGAGGCCAACCCGTGCGACCTGCTGATCTACACCGCCGGGCCGAACGACGCGGCCAACAACGTCGCCCCGGACGTGTGGATGGCGAACGTCGCGAAGTTCATGAAGGCCGTCAAGGACACCGGCGTCCAGACCGGCAACACCGACATCATGATCGTCGTCCCGCACCTGGGCGTCCACGACGTGACCAACTTCGTCTACGCCGAGTACGCGAACCGGGCCGCCGCGATCGCCGACACCTACGGCGCGGCCGTCGTGAACCTGTGGCGCCTGGGCGAGAACAGCTGGAAGTACTGGTCCGACCTCGGGTACTGGGGCGACGCGAACAGCCCCGGGGCCGCCGTCGGCACCGACTCCGTCCACCCCAACGACGCCGGATACGCCCACATCACCGGGCACATCCTGTCCGTCGTCGACTCCTGATGCTGTCCCTGGACGCCTGACCCTCCCAAGGGGTGAGATCTCGACCCCTGGGGAGGAACCCATGACAGCAACTCCCGACTGGCGCCGCCTGACCGACATCGTGATGGCCGTCCCGGAGCGCATCTACGAGGGCTGGAACTCCAAGGTCGGCTACAACAACCTCACCATCTTCGGCAAGCAGTACGGCTGGGACGGCGTCGCCTGGTGCGTCATGTACGACTGGTGCATGTACGAGGACGCCAAGCTGGAGAAGATCGTCCCGAAGGTCGCCTCCGTCTCCGTCTTCACCGACTGGGCGAAGAGGAACAAGCAGTGGTCGGCGTACCCCTCCGTCGGCGCCTGGGTGAACTTCTCCAACGGCGGCCACACCGAGCTGGTCATCGGCTTCGACGAGACGTACGTCTACACCAAGGGCGGCAACTCGATCGTGGCCGGGGCCGCCGACGCCGGGCAGGGCAACGGCGTCTGGACCCACAAGACCGAGCGCCGCGCGGCCCGGATCGTGGGCTACTTCGCCCCGAAGTTCCCCGACGGCGTCTGCCCGCCCACCGCTGACCCGGCGGACCCTCGCGGCGGCAAGGCCGTGAAGTCCTGGCGCTACAGCAAGGCGGCTACCACGCCGTCCACCGGCACCCCGAAGCCGACCCTGCCCGCCTTCCCCGGCCGCTCGTACTTCCTCCTCGGAGCGAAGAACAGCCACGCCAAGCAGCTGCAGACGTGGCTGGCCAAGGGGAAGTTCGGCCCGGCGTACAAGGTCGGCCCGTCCGAGACCATGTCGCAGATCGACATCGACAAGGTCAAGGCCCTGCAGAAGCACTTCGTGTCCGCGCTCGGCCCGGCCGACGGCCTCTGCGGCCCGAAGACCTGGCAGTACGCGTTCGAGGTGGCGAACGGCCTGCGCAAGAAGTAACCCACCGTGACGGCCCCGGATTGCGACCTTTCGCCAATCCGGGGCTTTCGCGCTGTCGCGGGCCGAGTCACCACAGTCCAAGGGGTGAAGGACATATCACCGAGGAGTTGCGCATGAATCAGCCTGACCCCACGAGTCTGGGCGACCTGTGGACCATGATCCAGCGTGACTCGCAGCTCACCCGTGACGCCGTGAAAAGAGAACTGGACGACGTAAAGAAGCGTCTGGACACCTTCGTCACGAAGGACCACTTCGAGGCCGAGAAGCGCCTGCTGGAAGCCCGTATCCAGCACGCCGAGCAGGCCCTGGCCACCCTGGAGCGAGAAGCCCGGGAGCGCGCCCAGGGCCGGGCGCAGAGCCGCCGGGAGTTCGTCTACAAGGGGATCATCCCGGCCCTCGCGCTGCTCGTCGCCGTGATCTCCATCATCGTCGCCGCGAAGTAGCCCCTGTCCGCCGGGCCCTGACGAGGGCCAAGGGGCGAAGAGAACCCCCGAGGAGGACCACAGTGGGCATCCAGCCTGACATCCCGCAGCGTCGCACACACCAGACGCTGGGCGTGCAGCGCCTGGCCGTCCACGCCGAGGACTGGTGGGACTTCAAGCCGGGCCAGGCGGTCCAGACGACCGACGGCCTGCCGGGCACGGTCAAGGCGGTCCTCGACGGCCCCTTCCCGGGCTCCGAGGAGTACCAGGTCGAGCTGGACCGGGGCATGGGCGGCGGCGCCTACACGGCCAGCCAGCTGAGCCCCGCGTCGGTCGCCACGGCAGCCCTGGAGCAGACGGCGGCGGCGGACTATCCCGAGCTGGCCCAGATCCTCACCGAGCGGCCGGACCCGGCCGGGGTGCAGGTCTACGCCGCCAAGGGCAACCCCTTCGCCGACAAGGACGACTCGGACGACGAAGAGCCCGAGGACGACGGCGGCGACGACGACAAGGACGACTCGGACTCCGATGACGATGACGAGGAGGAGGACGACTCCGACGACAAGGACGACGACTCCCCGCCGTGGGTGAAGAAGGACGCCGCCTCCGTCTTCGCCTCCCTCATCGTCACGGCGGCGGCCGACGCGGACTTCCGCTTCCAGGTCACCTCCGCCTGGAAGGACGTCGTCACCAAGGCCAAGCGGATCCGCGCCGAGGGCGGCGTCCGCGTCACCCTCGCCTCCGACGGCCTGGTCTTCGCCGAGGTCAAGGGCGACACCGAGGTCTACGAGGCAGGCCTGCAGCGCCTGCCGAACAAGCAGGCCGTGCACTCCTGGTCGTGCGGCTGCAAGTGGGGCGCCTACCACTGGGGCGCCGACGACGACTTCAGCAAGTTCTCCGGCCGCATGTGCTCCCACGCGCTGGCCCTGCAGTACGAGGCCCAGTCCCGGGGTATGTTCGGCCGCAACGTCGGCATCGACGAGACCCGCCCTCACTGGGTCCCCCGCAAGGTCGTCGTCCGCTACGACATCGACGCCGACCAGCACCGCCTCGCACCGTCCACGGCCGCTCGGCGCGAGGCGGCGGTCAACCCCCACGGCATCTACCTGCGGTTCGGCGACTGGTCGCATGACGAGCGGTCCAACAACAACCTCACGGGCGGCAAGGAGGACGGGGTCAGCGTCTACGACCTCGACCACAGAGGCAACCCGATGGACCCCGACCCCGAAAATGAGACCGACCACTGGCCGAAGGAGGACATGCACGGCCGGATAGGGAAGGCTCAGGCTGACAGAAAGTGGGGCGATGACCGGCCCCACCAGCGTGCCCACCTCGTCACTGGCGACCACGTGGGATTTGGCGCAGACAACGAGCCCCTTCTGCAGAACGTAGAGCGCGTCGGCGACTGGATGGACCACAGGCACCACTTCATCCCAGAAGCCAACCCGCACCCCCTCGCCCGCAGCGAGGACCACGAAGACTACGAGCCGCCGGAGGTGCCTCCCAGGCATACCCACGTAGCGATCCTGGCGTCACCCCCACTCGACATCGCAGCCCACTCAACCGTGGCGGCCGGTGAGACTCGGGAGGAGGTCGAGCTGGCGCTGGGCGCGATTGGGGTGACTGCCTCGGTCGACAGCCCCTTCGGGGAGCCGTCCGGCACCGCCTATCAGCTGCCGAAGGCGCCGGGTGCGACGTCGCCGAAGTTCCCCTGGGAGAACCCCGCCTCGGCCGGTCCGCTTGCGGCGGCCGACCCGGTGGGCTGGAACCGGCGGCTGCCGCTGGAGTCGTTCGCGGCGCTGGACGACCAGCACTCGATTTTCGAGCCCGGCGGCACGGAGGCCGAGCTGAACGAGGAGCCGGAGGGCGCGCTGCCGTCCACGGACGGCGTGCAGCTCCCCTCCGACGACGAGGCACTGTCGCCGTCCATCGTGGCCGGGGCCGGTCTGCAGCGCCACGCGCTGAAGGACTTCACTCTCGCCCAGCGCGAGGAACTCATCAACGAGGGAGAGGGGGTCCGGGCCGCCAACCTGGACCTGCTGAAGATCGAGGGCACCCACTACGCCGACCTGGAGAGCATCCTGGCGGCACAGGAGGACGACACCACATGGCTGAGCTGATCGCGGGCGACGACATCCCCCAGGAGGCCGTCCGGCCCGGCTCCATCGACCCCTTCGGCGGCGACAGCCAGACCTTCACCTGGGGCCGCGACGTCCAGGTCGGCCAGCTGCAGGCGGAGCTGGACGCGGAGGTCGGGCCGGAGGTACGGATCGTCGTGGCGTTCCCGAGGGACGGTGAGGGCGAGGTGGTCGCGGTCGACGCGCAGAACCCGCTGACCGTGTACGTCACGCCGTCCTCGGCCGACGTGGCGGCGGTGCGCCAGCTGATGGGCGCGCACAAGCCTGACCCGTACTTCGGCATGTCCGACGAGGAGCGCCAGGACGCGCAGCTGCGTGAGAAGATCGCGGCCGGACAGGATCTGACGCAGCAGGAGATGCAGCGGGCGTTCCGCCTGCTCGTCGCCTGACCCGAACACGACGAAGGCCCTCCCCATCGGATGGGGAGGGCCTTCGTCGTACGGTCAGGCCGTCACGCGGCTGCGCCGGTTGAACTTGCCCATGACCACGGGGTCCCGGAGCGTCTTGCAGATCGGCAGGAAGATCCGTGTGGTCGCCAGCGGGTCGTCGGCCGGGGTGAGGATCGGGCAGCCCGGGTTCTCGGAGTGCGGCTTGCTGCCGCTGCGCTTGTAGTAGATGGCCATGTGCAGCATGTAGGCAGGGACGGCGTACTCGGGCAGCCCCAGCTCCCGGGCGGTCGCGGTGGCTTCGTTGCGCAGCTCTTCCGGGAGGTAGGAACGAAGGTGTATGGCGGCGTCGCAGATCTCGGTGACGCGGCGGTCCAGCCGGTGGTCCAGCCGCCTCCAGTTCCAGACGTCGGAGGTGTGGCGGTACAGCCGGTCGATCAGCCTGAAGAGTCTAGGGAAGCGCGGCAGCAGGTGGTCGACGGCCCACTGCTCTCGCCGGTTGAGGTAGATCACGGTGGGCACGGCGTAGGTGAGGGTTCGCCACATCGGCCGCAGGTCGTTCATGGCCTCGTGCATCCTGACCCTCAGGGACATCCGCTCCCACAGCGGGACGGTGACGCCGAACAGGGTGAGGAGGACGAAGCCGGAGAGCGCGAAGGCGGAGGCGACCTCGACGAAGACGTCGCCGCCGAGGAACGGCTTGTCGAACAGCCGCACGACCAGATATCCGATACGCAGCAGAGCATAGGTGGTGCAGAACAGGCAGCCGACCGCCATGGCCTTCATGCCGCGCACGAAGGCGTTGCTGACGTGCGTGGCGCGGCTGGCGGAGGAGAACATCGCGGCGGCACAGATCGTGCCGAAGACCTGGTACGAGTAGAACAGGATCAGGTGCATCGAGCCGCCGAGGTGACCGGCCTGCAGGAAGAGGACGTTCTCACTCTCGCCGGGGACCCGGATGGTGTACGGAAACAGGACGATGCTGGCCAGGATGACCAGCGCGGTCACCACGCGCCGGAGGCGGCTGGTGATGAGCCTGCGGTAGAGGGGCTCAGGCTTGCCGTCCATGCGACCCGGAACCACGGTGGAGACCCACCGGAGCATGAGGGAGATGGTGCACAGGCCCAGGATCCGTTTGACCAGCAAGGTCCCGTCGTCGAGGTGGGTTGCCTGGTCGACGAAGGTCTCGACGTAGCTGATGCGCAGCGCCATGGTGGCGTCCAGGGTGAGCAGGAAGAACCACAGGGAGCGGCTCTTGCTGTTGCGGACGGCGGCGGGCAGGCGTCGCAGGACTTCGAGGCTCAGCGGGACGACGGAGATGAAGGAGACAAGGTCAGGTGGTGTGGCGGTCACCAGTACTCGTTTCGGGTGTCGAGGCTCTCTTGCAGATTGCCGATCAGGCTGGCGCCCGGAGGGAGAGTCCGCGACAGCCAGTCTTCCGCGTAGTAGCTGAAGGCCTCCGCATGCTGTTCTCGCGGATCGCTGAAGTCGGTGCGGCACATCGCGTCCGCCCACAGCCCGGAGGTCTCGCTGGCGGGGCAGACGCTCTGGAACAGCCGGACCATGTCCTTGAGGCCGATCGGGTCCGGGTTGTCCCCGTTGACCATGTGGCCCAGCTCGTGCGCAACTATCCGGCGCTCGTGCATGCCGGACGCGCCGGGATGGATCCAGACAAGGTCCACGCCGTCGGCGGTGAGCCACATGCCGCTCGGGCCGAAGGGAGAGACGACGTTAGCGTCGCGCTGGAGAACGAGACGTTTCCCTCGCACTTGACGGGTGTACTCGCGCAACAGCAGCTCAGGGGTCCTGGGTTGGGCTGGAAGGACGAGGCCCTGGAGAGCCTTGTCCCAAACGTTCTTCTTGTCCCGGCCCAGCCTGAACTTCACAGCGCCCCCTCGTGTCTCAATCCCGCCCTTGCCATATTCGGCCTCCAGCGTATGCCAAGGGGCTGACAGTGGCGGCTCAGGAAGCGGAATTTCCCTTGGCGCGCTTGATGACCTCCAACTGCATGAGGATCATGCCCCTGGCCTCCCTCGGGTCCATCTCGCTGGCTCCCCGCATGAGGGCCATAGCCAGTTGCGGAGCGTCCTCCTGCCCG
This genomic window contains:
- a CDS encoding DUF6545 domain-containing protein, which codes for MTATPPDLVSFISVVPLSLEVLRRLPAAVRNSKSRSLWFFLLTLDATMALRISYVETFVDQATHLDDGTLLVKRILGLCTISLMLRWVSTVVPGRMDGKPEPLYRRLITSRLRRVVTALVILASIVLFPYTIRVPGESENVLFLQAGHLGGSMHLILFYSYQVFGTICAAAMFSSASRATHVSNAFVRGMKAMAVGCLFCTTYALLRIGYLVVRLFDKPFLGGDVFVEVASAFALSGFVLLTLFGVTVPLWERMSLRVRMHEAMNDLRPMWRTLTYAVPTVIYLNRREQWAVDHLLPRFPRLFRLIDRLYRHTSDVWNWRRLDHRLDRRVTEICDAAIHLRSYLPEELRNEATATARELGLPEYAVPAYMLHMAIYYKRSGSKPHSENPGCPILTPADDPLATTRIFLPICKTLRDPVVMGKFNRRSRVTA